From the Lolium rigidum isolate FL_2022 chromosome 2, APGP_CSIRO_Lrig_0.1, whole genome shotgun sequence genome, one window contains:
- the LOC124691296 gene encoding eukaryotic translation initiation factor 5-like, with translation MALQNIGASNKDDAFYRYKMPRMLTKIEGRGNGIKTNIVNMVDIAKALARPASYTTKYFGCELGAQSKFDEKTGISLVNGAHDTSKLAGLLENFIKKYVQCYGCGNPETEVLISKKEMITLKCAACGFLSDVDMRDKLTTFILKNPPEAKKGGKDKKAMRRAEKERMKEGEAADEEMKKLKKDAKKKGASSKEGAAKGATKKKGAGSDEEHATSPTHTGDADFIVAADDDEDDDDVEWATDTSAEAARKRMQEQLSAATAEMVMLATEETEKKKKQAGGANGTAKTEDKPNGNHTVAKTTPYDELVAEIKTHLGNAATAAQLKGVLSSSTLPQKDVISALFEALFHGASKGFAKDVMKNKKYLAAAVPDEAAQMFLLQAIEAFCGKCSAEALKELPVVLKFLYDGDVLEEDTIVQWYNEAVAAGKDSEVVEKAKPVVEWLQSAESDEE, from the coding sequence ATGGCGCTGCAAAACATTGGTGCATCCAACAAGGATGATGCCTTCTACAGGTACAAGATGCCCAGAATGTTGACCAAGATAGAAGGCCGTGGTAATGGCATCAAGACAAATATCGTCAACATGGTTGATATTGCAAAAGCACTTGCCAGGCCTGCTTCAtacacaaccaagtactttggctGTGAGCTTGGGGCACAGTCAAAATTCGATGAGAAGACGGGAATCTCCTTGGTTAATGGTGCTCATGACACTTCAAAGCTGGCTGGGCTTCTTGAGAACTTCATCAAGAAGTATGTCCAGTGTTACGGTTGTGGCAATCCTGAGACTGAGGTCCTCATTTCCAAGAAAGAGATGATAACTCTGAAATGTGCTGCATGTGGCTTCCTCTCGGATGTGGACATGAGGGACAAGCTCACAACATTTATCCTGAAGAACCCGCCAGAAGCGAAGAAGGGAGGCAAAGACAAGAAAGCTATGCGAAGAGCTGAGAAGGAGCGGATGAAAGAAGGTGAGGCAGCTGAtgaggagatgaagaagctcaagaaGGATGCAAAGAAGAAAGGTGCTTCCTCAAAGGAGGGCGCAGCGAAAGGTGCTACAAAGAAAAAGGGTGCTGGCTCTGATGAAGAACATGCAACCTCACCAACTCACACCGGAGACGCTGACTTCATAgttgctgcagatgatgatgaggatgatgatgatgtggAGTGGGCGACTGACACCTCAGCAGAGGCTGCGAGAAAGCGCATGCAGGAGCAGCTGAGTGCAGCGACCgctgagatggttatgcttgccaCTGAAGAgacagagaagaagaagaaacaagcGGGCGGTGCCAATGGGACAGCAAAGACTGAAGATAAACCCAATGGCAACCACACCGTTGCCAAAACCACTCCTTATGATGAACTGGTTGCAGAGATCAAGACTCACCTGGGCAACGCTGCCACAGCAGCTCAGCTCAAAGGTGTGCTCTCCTCCTCAACCCTACCCCAGAAGGATGTGATAAGTGCTCTCTTTGAGGCACTCTTCCATGGTGCCAGCAAAGGGTTTGCCAAGGACGTTATGAAGAACAAGAAGTACCTTGCTGCTGCTGTGCCTGATGAAGCTGCACAGATGTTCCTGCTCCAGGCTATTGAGGCATTCTGTGGCAAGTGCAGCGCTGAGGCTCTTAAGGAGCTGCCTGTTGTCCTGAAGTTCCTCTACGATGGAGACGTCCTCGAGGAAGACACCATTGTGCAGTGGTACAATGAAGCTGTTGCTGCTGGCAAGGACTCTGAGGTCGTGGAGAAGGCCAAGCCGGTTGTGGAGTGGCTCCAGAGCGCTGAATCTGACGAGGAGTGA